A window of the Haloquadratum walsbyi C23 genome harbors these coding sequences:
- a CDS encoding sugar phosphate nucleotidyltransferase, which yields MTIDTAVILAAGEGTRLRPLTTHRPKPMLPAGDIPILEHVLNSLVEAGISEIHLVVGYQRARVQNHFGSTYRNRPITYHIQHTQLGSGHALLQADETIETDFLVLNGDQIVTEEMIETVSSSHTATDTATLGVVESEKASQYGAVELNDNRITEFIEQPADDEYRLLNAGVYVFGPSIFAALERTFQEQGRLSLPETIRDLTTDESAVRGVVTESPWQDATYPWDLLSVMQTLFDQDRIGDETTEQSPGVFSDQTATIHEDATLRPPVIVSADTVVGPQAVLGPGVAVGENTTIGAGAVLTNVLVDSDTRVGQNATLIDTVLGQGVHLGPGVIIAGGPADIRIDTKVHEDCDLGGVIADRATVGGGVTVASGSLVGSAATIQSNAHIDGNIPNEAEVLR from the coding sequence ATGACAATTGATACCGCTGTGATTCTTGCAGCGGGCGAGGGAACCCGACTCCGCCCACTTACAACCCACAGACCAAAGCCAATGTTACCGGCTGGTGATATTCCAATTCTCGAACACGTACTCAATAGTCTTGTTGAGGCTGGTATCAGTGAGATTCACCTCGTTGTTGGATATCAACGTGCGCGGGTTCAGAATCACTTTGGGTCGACATACCGCAACCGACCGATTACGTATCATATCCAACACACACAACTCGGGAGTGGGCATGCACTTCTTCAAGCAGATGAAACAATTGAAACTGATTTTCTCGTCCTTAACGGCGATCAAATTGTCACCGAAGAAATGATTGAGACTGTTTCTTCCTCACATACAGCGACCGATACGGCGACGCTTGGCGTTGTCGAGAGTGAGAAAGCCTCACAGTACGGCGCTGTTGAATTGAATGACAACCGCATCACAGAGTTCATTGAACAGCCAGCTGATGATGAATATCGATTGCTCAATGCTGGCGTGTATGTATTCGGACCGTCGATCTTTGCTGCACTTGAGCGGACATTCCAAGAACAGGGACGTCTTTCACTTCCAGAGACAATTCGTGACCTCACCACGGATGAGAGTGCTGTCCGTGGCGTTGTAACCGAGAGTCCCTGGCAGGACGCAACATATCCATGGGACCTTCTTTCGGTCATGCAGACCTTGTTCGATCAAGACCGGATTGGTGATGAGACGACCGAGCAATCACCCGGCGTGTTCTCTGATCAGACAGCAACGATTCACGAGGATGCAACACTCCGCCCACCCGTTATCGTCAGTGCAGACACTGTCGTTGGACCACAGGCTGTTCTTGGACCCGGGGTCGCTGTCGGTGAGAACACAACGATCGGAGCGGGTGCAGTACTGACGAACGTACTCGTTGACAGTGACACACGAGTTGGGCAGAACGCGACACTCATTGATACAGTTCTTGGGCAGGGTGTCCACCTTGGTCCGGGAGTCATTATTGCTGGGGGACCAGCCGATATTCGTATTGATACAAAAGTACACGAGGACTGCGACCTCGGCGGGGTTATTGCTGACCGAGCGACGGTCGGTGGTGGTGTGACAGTTGCATCTGGGTCACTCGTCGGGTCTGCGGCAACGATTCAATCAAATGCTCATATTGATGGAAACATTCCAAACGAGGCGGAGGTGCTACGATAA
- the glmS gene encoding glutamine--fructose-6-phosphate transaminase (isomerizing): MCGIIGCVNPDGGTREVLMNGLANLDYRGYDSAGIAVADGGIEVAKREGEIDRLQKQVTARSDTLDGPAGIGHTRWSTHGPPTDANAHPHTDGTGDVAVVHNGIIENYQSIRDELEADGVEFVSETDTEVVPHLISKFRDGGADPQTAFRRAVERITGSYALAVVFEDHDAIFATRDGSPLVIGVDEDAAFLASDVPAFLEYTRDVIYLEDGQFATLRPSGVEVTESDGTSVDPSVTTVEWSADQTAKSGYDHFMAKEIHEQPASLRQCLRGRVNELSGSVSLEELSDIDSPGSVQLVACGTSYHAALYVARLFRAHGVPAQAYLASEYVTAPAPFDSDSLLIGITQSGETADTLSALRKAQRRGASTLAVTNVVGSTAARECDHVVYIRAGPEIGVAATKTFSSQLATGNLLVERLCASGTKRTSESTRELIPALRDLPNQLQSVIDNSTAKSVVEEYLDYDAYFFIGRGLHRPVALEGALKFKEITYEHAEGFAAGELKHGPLALVTQRTPIFAVVTGDGERAQKTISNIKEVQARDAPVVAVTDGQSEVRRYANHTLEIPQTHPRIAPVLANTQLQLVAYHMADRMNRSIDKPRNLAKSVTVE, encoded by the coding sequence ATGTGTGGAATCATTGGCTGTGTTAATCCGGATGGTGGAACGCGTGAAGTATTGATGAATGGACTGGCGAATCTCGACTATCGCGGCTATGATTCCGCAGGGATTGCTGTTGCTGATGGGGGAATTGAGGTTGCAAAACGCGAGGGCGAGATTGACCGACTCCAAAAGCAAGTTACAGCACGCTCAGACACGCTTGATGGACCTGCTGGGATTGGTCACACCCGGTGGAGTACACACGGTCCACCGACGGACGCCAATGCACATCCACATACCGATGGAACCGGAGACGTTGCTGTTGTCCACAACGGCATTATTGAGAACTACCAGTCGATTCGAGATGAACTTGAGGCCGATGGTGTTGAATTCGTCAGTGAGACTGACACAGAGGTTGTGCCGCATCTTATCAGCAAATTCCGGGATGGCGGCGCCGATCCACAGACAGCGTTTCGCCGCGCTGTCGAGCGGATTACGGGGAGTTACGCACTTGCAGTCGTCTTTGAGGATCATGATGCAATCTTTGCAACACGAGATGGCTCGCCACTCGTCATCGGCGTTGATGAGGACGCAGCCTTTCTTGCCAGTGACGTGCCTGCATTTCTTGAATACACACGTGATGTGATTTATCTTGAGGACGGTCAGTTCGCAACGCTGCGACCATCAGGTGTCGAGGTAACTGAAAGCGATGGAACGTCTGTTGACCCGTCAGTAACGACCGTTGAGTGGAGTGCCGACCAAACGGCAAAGAGTGGGTATGACCACTTCATGGCGAAGGAAATCCATGAGCAACCGGCATCACTCCGTCAGTGCCTCCGCGGTCGCGTCAACGAATTGAGTGGCTCCGTGTCGCTCGAGGAATTATCTGATATTGATTCGCCAGGGAGTGTTCAATTGGTCGCATGCGGGACGTCGTATCACGCCGCATTGTACGTAGCACGACTGTTCAGGGCGCACGGTGTGCCTGCACAGGCGTATCTCGCAAGTGAGTATGTTACAGCACCAGCCCCATTCGATTCTGATTCACTCCTTATCGGGATCACACAGAGCGGGGAGACAGCAGATACGCTCAGTGCACTTCGGAAGGCACAGCGTCGTGGGGCATCAACACTCGCAGTGACTAATGTTGTCGGAAGCACTGCTGCTCGTGAGTGTGATCATGTGGTGTACATCCGTGCTGGTCCAGAGATTGGCGTCGCCGCAACGAAGACGTTCTCATCACAACTCGCAACCGGGAATCTCCTTGTCGAACGACTCTGTGCGAGCGGTACAAAGAGAACGTCGGAGTCAACGCGTGAGCTGATCCCGGCGCTTCGTGATCTCCCCAATCAACTGCAATCAGTTATCGATAATTCAACCGCAAAATCAGTCGTTGAGGAATATCTCGATTATGATGCGTACTTCTTCATTGGTCGTGGACTTCACCGACCTGTTGCACTCGAGGGGGCACTCAAGTTCAAAGAAATCACGTATGAACATGCCGAGGGATTCGCAGCCGGCGAACTCAAACATGGTCCACTTGCGCTTGTTACACAGCGGACGCCGATATTCGCGGTTGTAACCGGCGATGGAGAGCGCGCTCAAAAGACAATCAGCAATATCAAAGAGGTCCAAGCACGCGATGCCCCGGTGGTTGCAGTGACTGACGGGCAATCAGAGGTGAGACGATACGCTAATCACACTCTTGAGATTCCACAGACCCATCCAAGAATAGCGCCAGTACTTGCAAATACGCAACTCCAACTTGTTGCATATCATATGGCTGACCGAATGAATCGCTCAATCGATAAGCCACGAAATCTGGCGAAGAGTGTGACGGTTGAGTGA
- the glmU gene encoding bifunctional sugar-1-phosphate nucleotidylyltransferase/acetyltransferase, with protein MQTVILAAGKGTRMRPLTESTAKPMLPVVGEPIAAHTAQAAINAGASRLIFVIGYEAESVKEYFGESYQDTPVAYATQTEQRGTADAVRAAKAELTEDPFVVLNGDNLYDVSSLESLYASAPSIGTVRVENPSAYGVLEITEDNESESDMSKRVSGVVEKPANPPSNRINAGAYAFPEAARGWLDVDPSERDEYELTDTLQQTCESVSVTPVDIDRWLDVGRPWEYLEANEWKLSECRPRFEGDVSPDADLRGSVVVESGATIEPGVVIDGPVYIASGATVGPNAYIRGATVIGPGAHIGHAVEIKNSVLRSETSVGHLSYVGDSILGCNVNFGAGTTVANLRHDDADIKQTVKGERISTGRRKFGVVCGEGVKTGINTSLSPGVTLSCEARTEPGETITRDR; from the coding sequence ATGCAAACAGTCATTCTCGCTGCCGGCAAGGGGACACGAATGCGACCGCTCACTGAGTCAACCGCAAAACCGATGCTTCCTGTTGTCGGTGAACCGATTGCAGCGCATACAGCACAAGCAGCAATCAATGCCGGGGCATCACGTCTCATCTTTGTTATTGGGTATGAAGCAGAGTCGGTGAAAGAATACTTTGGAGAATCATATCAGGACACTCCCGTCGCATATGCAACACAGACAGAACAACGCGGAACAGCAGATGCAGTTCGGGCTGCAAAAGCAGAACTGACTGAAGACCCATTTGTCGTCCTCAATGGCGACAATCTGTATGATGTCTCTTCACTGGAGTCACTCTATGCATCTGCACCATCGATTGGGACTGTTCGTGTCGAGAATCCAAGCGCGTATGGAGTGCTTGAGATCACTGAGGATAATGAGAGTGAATCGGATATGTCTAAGCGCGTAAGCGGTGTTGTTGAGAAGCCTGCGAATCCGCCGTCGAACCGAATTAACGCTGGGGCATACGCATTCCCTGAAGCGGCACGGGGATGGCTTGACGTCGATCCAAGCGAACGTGATGAATACGAGCTCACTGATACACTGCAACAAACCTGTGAGTCAGTCTCGGTCACTCCAGTGGATATTGACCGATGGCTGGATGTTGGTCGTCCATGGGAATATCTCGAAGCAAACGAATGGAAATTGAGTGAGTGTCGTCCCCGATTTGAGGGTGATGTCAGTCCAGATGCAGACCTCCGAGGAAGTGTTGTTGTTGAATCTGGCGCGACAATTGAGCCGGGAGTCGTCATTGACGGTCCTGTCTACATCGCCAGTGGTGCAACAGTTGGTCCGAATGCATACATCCGGGGGGCGACTGTGATTGGACCGGGTGCCCACATCGGTCATGCTGTTGAGATTAAAAATAGTGTCCTTCGTTCGGAGACATCTGTTGGGCATCTATCATATGTTGGCGACAGTATTCTTGGATGTAACGTGAACTTCGGGGCTGGAACGACGGTTGCAAATCTCCGTCATGATGATGCTGATATCAAACAGACGGTGAAGGGTGAGCGGATATCAACAGGACGGCGAAAATTCGGTGTTGTCTGTGGGGAGGGCGTCAAGACTGGAATCAATACGAGTCTGTCACCAGGTGTGACGCTTAGTTGTGAAGCACGAACCGAGCCTGGTGAGACGATAACCCGCGATCGGTGA
- a CDS encoding TrmB family transcriptional regulator, protein MQHAFNTESTPSLETPSVPSELTSPRAKLVYLFLSANGETTLSELQSALDMQKLSLYSILSTLRERELINQQAERYAVDN, encoded by the coding sequence ATGCAGCACGCGTTTAATACTGAATCAACACCGTCACTTGAAACGCCGTCAGTGCCTTCAGAACTGACCTCTCCTAGAGCGAAACTTGTGTATCTATTTTTATCAGCGAACGGTGAGACAACGCTCTCAGAGCTTCAATCAGCACTTGATATGCAGAAGCTCTCGTTGTATAGCATTCTCTCAACACTACGCGAACGTGAGTTGATTAATCAACAGGCTGAGCGATACGCTGTCGACAATTAA
- a CDS encoding FAD-binding protein: protein MHEHDVIVVGAGGAGLRAAIAAQEEGADVAIVSKLHPVRSHTGAAEGGINAALREGDSWEDHAYDTMKGSDYLGDAPAIETLAQDSPEEVIQLEHWGMAFSRDDDGRVSQRPFGGLSFPRTTYAGAETGHQLLHTMYEQLVKRGIEVYDEWHVLDLAVTDDERPEDRRCHGVVGYDIQSGSIEGFQARNGVILATGGLGQVYDHTTNAVANTGDGVAMAYRAGAPLEDMEFIQFHPTTLPSTGVLITEGVRGEGGILYNDEGERFMYEHGYANNDGELASRDVVSRAELTEVNEGRGIEDEYVHLDMRHLGEDRITDRLENIIHLSADFEGVNPLEEPMPVKPGQHYAMGGIETDENGETCITGLYAAGECACASVHGSNRLGGNALPELIVFGARAGHHAAGRDLGRAEIPTGKRGDWEPGAVDTPVEPGSVRPSGDAVADGGTAAASTAAQSPTGLVERATEEARTHVDSLLANDDGRNHSEIRDAVQSTMTENVNVFREEESLKQAVEDIRNARRAYQNVGVADQSRTFNTDLLHTIETRNIIDLAEAITLGALARDEFRGAHWRKQHQERDDQSWLKHTLLSWNDGSPELWYKPVILEGESKKYEPKIRSY from the coding sequence ATGCACGAACACGATGTCATTGTGGTGGGCGCAGGAGGCGCAGGACTCCGCGCAGCCATCGCAGCACAAGAAGAAGGAGCCGACGTGGCGATTGTCTCAAAACTCCATCCGGTGCGAAGCCATACTGGCGCCGCAGAAGGTGGAATCAACGCTGCCCTTCGTGAGGGTGATTCCTGGGAGGATCACGCCTACGATACCATGAAGGGCTCTGATTATCTTGGGGATGCACCAGCAATCGAAACACTGGCGCAAGATAGCCCCGAAGAAGTCATTCAACTCGAACACTGGGGGATGGCGTTTTCACGCGATGATGATGGTCGCGTCAGCCAACGTCCATTCGGTGGGTTATCATTCCCACGAACAACATATGCAGGTGCCGAAACCGGTCATCAATTGCTTCATACGATGTATGAGCAGTTAGTCAAGCGCGGAATCGAGGTCTATGATGAATGGCATGTGCTTGATCTTGCGGTAACTGATGATGAACGCCCTGAGGATCGCCGCTGTCATGGCGTCGTTGGATATGATATTCAGTCCGGTTCGATTGAGGGCTTCCAAGCAAGAAACGGTGTGATTCTTGCAACCGGTGGTCTTGGACAGGTATATGATCATACAACGAATGCAGTCGCCAATACTGGCGATGGTGTTGCAATGGCTTACCGTGCTGGTGCACCGCTTGAAGATATGGAATTCATCCAGTTCCACCCAACGACATTGCCGTCTACGGGTGTGCTCATTACTGAAGGTGTTCGTGGTGAAGGCGGTATCCTGTATAATGATGAGGGTGAGCGGTTCATGTACGAACATGGATACGCTAATAATGATGGTGAACTCGCATCCCGCGATGTTGTTTCTCGAGCGGAATTAACAGAGGTCAATGAGGGTCGTGGGATTGAGGACGAATATGTCCATCTTGATATGCGTCATCTTGGTGAGGATCGAATCACCGACCGACTTGAGAATATTATCCATCTTTCAGCCGACTTCGAGGGTGTGAATCCACTTGAAGAACCGATGCCAGTCAAGCCTGGTCAGCATTATGCAATGGGTGGCATCGAGACTGATGAGAACGGTGAAACCTGTATTACAGGTCTGTACGCTGCTGGTGAGTGTGCTTGTGCATCTGTGCATGGATCAAATCGACTCGGTGGAAATGCGCTTCCAGAACTCATTGTTTTCGGAGCACGCGCTGGTCATCACGCTGCTGGTCGTGATTTGGGCAGAGCAGAGATTCCGACCGGCAAACGCGGTGATTGGGAACCCGGCGCAGTTGATACCCCTGTTGAACCAGGATCGGTCCGTCCATCTGGGGATGCTGTGGCTGACGGTGGAACTGCTGCAGCGTCTACTGCAGCACAATCCCCGACAGGACTCGTTGAGCGCGCAACTGAGGAGGCACGAACCCACGTTGATTCACTTCTTGCAAATGATGACGGTCGCAATCACTCGGAAATCCGTGATGCCGTTCAATCAACGATGACGGAGAATGTGAACGTCTTCCGAGAGGAAGAAAGTCTCAAACAAGCGGTTGAGGACATCCGTAATGCACGGCGTGCATATCAGAACGTTGGGGTTGCCGATCAATCACGCACGTTCAACACTGATCTCTTGCACACGATTGAAACGCGGAATATTATCGACCTTGCAGAGGCAATCACGCTTGGTGCGCTTGCTCGCGATGAATTCCGTGGCGCTCATTGGCGAAAACAACATCAAGAACGCGATGACCAAAGTTGGCTGAAACATACCCTTCTCTCATGGAATGATGGGTCACCAGAACTGTGGTATAAACCTGTGATTCTTGAAGGCGAATCGAAGAAATACGAACCGAAGATTCGAAGCTACTGA
- a CDS encoding succinate dehydrogenase/fumarate reductase iron-sulfur subunit, translating to MSTQLPQQTEDETTTSEVEKESSPPQAPLTDPLSEIETDTEHDDSHEDEDTYVLKVFRYDPEIAAKQEPRFDDFHVPYHKGMTVLDALMYARDNYDSSLTFRHSCRQAICGSDAMFVNGKQRLCCKTQLSDLEEPVRVEPLPHQDVVKDLVVDMEHFYDQMESVEPYFQTDDLPEGELEEQRQSRQNREKVKMSTRCIWCGACMSSCNVAAGNNDYLGPAAINKAYRFTMDEREGDEMKQERLEIIERENGVWRCQTQFSCTDVCPKDIPLTEHIQELKREAVKNNLKFW from the coding sequence ATGAGCACACAACTCCCACAACAAACCGAAGATGAAACGACCACCAGCGAGGTTGAAAAAGAGTCTTCCCCACCGCAAGCACCACTCACAGATCCACTTAGTGAGATCGAGACTGATACAGAACACGATGACTCACACGAGGATGAGGATACATACGTCCTGAAGGTTTTCCGCTATGATCCTGAGATTGCAGCGAAACAAGAACCTCGATTTGATGACTTCCATGTCCCCTATCATAAGGGCATGACTGTTCTTGATGCGCTGATGTACGCTCGGGATAATTATGATTCCAGTCTCACCTTCCGGCATTCTTGTCGACAGGCAATCTGTGGATCCGACGCAATGTTCGTCAATGGGAAACAACGACTGTGTTGTAAGACGCAATTATCGGATCTTGAAGAGCCAGTTCGCGTCGAACCCCTTCCACATCAGGATGTCGTCAAGGATCTTGTCGTCGATATGGAGCACTTCTATGACCAAATGGAGTCGGTCGAACCATACTTCCAGACTGATGACCTTCCAGAGGGCGAACTTGAAGAACAACGTCAATCACGACAAAATCGCGAGAAAGTCAAGATGTCAACGCGCTGTATCTGGTGTGGTGCGTGTATGTCTTCATGTAATGTGGCTGCCGGTAATAACGATTATCTCGGTCCTGCTGCAATCAATAAGGCATATCGATTCACTATGGACGAACGAGAGGGTGATGAAATGAAACAAGAGCGACTTGAGATTATTGAACGAGAAAATGGCGTCTGGCGGTGTCAAACGCAGTTCTCCTGTACTGATGTCTGTCCAAAAGATATTCCACTGACCGAACATATTCAGGAGCTCAAACGTGAGGCTGTCAAAAACAATCTTAAATTTTGGTGA
- a CDS encoding succinate dehydrogenase hydrophobic membrane anchor subunit encodes MAEHYSSFKRGGRRWLWQRITAAFLVVVLAFHFFLLHFVHHADEVTFAMSQGRMQELTYFSLMILFLVTATFHGVNGVYNALINQGLSGTRRKATKVVLGVASIVLIVQGVRTAIAWAGGIPI; translated from the coding sequence ATGGCAGAACACTACTCTTCATTCAAACGCGGCGGTCGTCGATGGCTGTGGCAGCGCATCACGGCGGCATTCCTCGTGGTGGTATTAGCATTTCATTTCTTCTTACTTCACTTTGTCCACCATGCTGATGAGGTTACCTTCGCGATGTCACAGGGGCGAATGCAGGAATTGACGTATTTCTCGTTGATGATCCTCTTTCTTGTCACTGCAACATTCCATGGCGTCAACGGCGTTTATAATGCGCTGATTAACCAGGGCCTCTCAGGCACCCGGCGAAAAGCAACAAAGGTCGTTCTTGGCGTAGCCAGTATCGTCTTGATTGTACAGGGCGTCCGAACCGCAATTGCGTGGGCTGGCGGGATACCAATCTAA
- the sdhC gene encoding succinate dehydrogenase, cytochrome b556 subunit, producing the protein MSQSYNRGLVEDFGRWREFSAGMWAWVFHKFTGWVLVGYLFTHIAVLSTALQSPEAYTTTIQSLESLLIVRLLEVGLLAVSVFHILNGLRLLFVDLGVGISGQDQSFYASLILTGAIVIASVPTFLAGVFG; encoded by the coding sequence ATGAGTCAGTCTTACAATCGAGGCCTCGTCGAGGATTTCGGCCGATGGCGAGAGTTCTCAGCCGGCATGTGGGCCTGGGTATTCCACAAGTTCACGGGTTGGGTCCTCGTGGGCTATCTGTTCACGCATATTGCCGTTCTCTCAACAGCGTTACAGAGCCCTGAAGCATACACAACAACGATTCAGTCGCTCGAGAGTCTGTTAATCGTCCGATTACTTGAGGTCGGTCTCCTTGCAGTTTCCGTCTTTCATATTCTCAACGGACTTCGACTTCTTTTCGTTGACCTTGGCGTCGGGATTAGCGGGCAAGATCAGAGTTTTTACGCATCGTTAATTCTTACCGGTGCGATTGTGATTGCAAGCGTGCCGACATTCCTTGCAGGGGTGTTTGGATAA